One genomic region from Jaculus jaculus isolate mJacJac1 chromosome Y unlocalized genomic scaffold, mJacJac1.mat.Y.cur SUPER_Y_unloc_5, whole genome shotgun sequence encodes:
- the LOC123457234 gene encoding gametocyte-specific factor 1-like, translating into MESPDPERLLQCPYVKNHHIRACRFPYHLIKCKKNHPDVAKQLATCPFNARHLVPRAELSHHISICDDRCCIEQDEVNPTRNPGEDTVPKNTWQYPPCDEDWDQELAEENNTTPFIWGTSRFCENKCTCSEYFAVTNEDTYMESPNPERLLQCPYDKNHHFRACRFPYHLIKCKKNHLDVAKKLATCPFNARHLVPRNELSHHISICDDKCYIEQDVVNPTRNPGQDTLPKNTWQYAPCDEDWDKELAEENNTTPFIWGTTGFCDNKWPASNTAMEHMASGKQVPKTLPWEN; encoded by the exons A tggaATCTCCAGACCCCGAAAGACTCTTACAATGTCCTTATGTTAAAAATCACCACATCAGGGCCTGCAGGTTTCCTTATCACCTAATCAAGTGCAAAAAG AATCATCCTGATGTTGCAAAACAACTGGCTACATGTCCATTCAATGCTCGTCACCTGGTTCCAAGGGCTGAACTCAGTCATCATATCTCAATATGTGATGACAGGTGTTGTATAGAGCAGGATGAGG TCAACCCAACCAGGAACCCTGGAGAAGACACTGTGCCCAAGAACACATGGCAATACCCTCCTTGTGATGAAGACTGGGATCAAG AATTGGCTGAAGAGAATAACACCACCCCATTTATCTGGGGCACAAGCAGGTTCTGTGAGAATAAATG CACTTGCTCTGAATATTTTGCTGTTACAAATGAAGACACTTACA tggaATCTCCAAATCCCGAAAGACTCTTACAGTGTCCTTATGATAAAAATCACCACTTCAGGGCCTGCAGGTTTCCCTATCACCTTATCAAGTGCAAAAAG AATCATCTTGATGTTGCAAAAAAATTGGCTACATGTCCTTTCAATGCTCGTCACCTGGTTCCAAGGAATGAACTCAGTCACCATATCTCAATATGTGATGACAAGTGTTATATAGAGCAGGATGTGG TCAACCCAACCAGGAACCCTGGACAGGACACTCTGCCCAAGAACACATGGCAGTATGCTCCTTGTGATGAAGATTGGGATAAAG AATTGGCTGAAGAGAATAACACCACCCCATTTATCTGGGGCACAACTGGATTCTGTGACAATAAATG GCCTGCAAGCAACACAGCTATGGAACATATGGCTTCAGGCAAGCAAGTCCCAAAGACTTTGCCATGGGAAAACA